The Huiozyma naganishii CBS 8797 chromosome 1, complete genome genome window below encodes:
- the RPP1A gene encoding ribosomal protein P1 (similar to Saccharomyces cerevisiae RPP1A (YDL081C); ancestral locus Anc_2.388), with protein MSTETALSYAALILADSEIEISSEKLLSLTEAANVPVEGIWADIFAKALEGQNVKDLLVNFSAGAAAPSGAAGAGAAGAAGDAAAEEEKEEEAKEESDDDMGFGLFD; from the coding sequence ATGTCCACTGAAACCGCTCTATCTTACGCTGCTTTGATTCTAGCCGACTCTGAGATCGAAATCTCTTCTGAGAAGTTGCTTTCTTTGACCGAAGCTGCCAACGTTCCAGTTGAAGGTATCTGGGCTGACATCTTTGCCAAGGCTTTGGAAGGCCAAAACGTCAAGGACTTGCTAGTCAACTTTTCTGCTGGTGCCGCCGCTCCATCtggtgctgctggtgctggtgctgccGGTGCCGCCGGTGACGCCGCTgccgaagaagaaaaagaagaagaagccaAGGAAGAATCCGACGATGACATGGGTTTCGGTTTGTTCGATTAA
- the THI3 gene encoding branched-chain-2-oxoacid decarboxylase THI3 (similar to Saccharomyces cerevisiae THI3 (YDL080C); ancestral locus Anc_2.390) has translation MMPTTSYKMQNNLPDQITITDYLFHRLRQLKVKTIFGLPGEFNMPLLDKIYRIPDMRWAGNANELNAAYAADGYSRIKRLGCLVTTFGVGELSAINGVAGSFAEHVGLLHVVGMPPTSAQTKQLLLHHTLGNGDYNVFYRMANDVTCHTGLVADSDLCCMEVDKCVEMAWREQKPAYLGIPVNQVDLTVDSVRLDTPLNLESEPNNQEIENDVVKTILKKLYTCENPAIIVDACVIRHDLVEETKQFRQMTNFPTFVTPMGKGAVDESLSNFGGVFTGSLSSPSVREVVDFADFIIVIGSLLAEFSTPTFHFFYKTKNYALIHSSSVKLKNATYPDIHIKHLMQVLLSRLDTSKISCTFRNTPPINVSRPKLSGNQLLKQEWVWNELSHWFQQGDIIITEIGTSAFGINQTRFPPRTKGISQALWASSGYSVGACLGASFAAQELQEENPGDASLQHRVLLFVGDGAFQITMQEISTMIRWKLTPYIFLLNNQGYSVDRFLHHRSKASYYDVQPWHYLKFFDAFGADDYETRKIVTLGDLRDVMNDKHFCKDDKIRMLEIMLPSTDVPQVLVESWMREKEEQNKVHESPQFFETPDSVELTDATDEPTPKRSRLNDVASI, from the coding sequence ATGATGCCCACTACATCATACAAAATGCAGAACAATCTGCCGGACCAAATCACCATCACAGACTACCTGTTCCACAGGCTGAGACAGCTCAAAGTCAAGACGATCTTCGGATTGCCCGGCGAGTTCAACATGCCCCTGCTCGATAAAATATACAGGATCCCAGACATGAGGTGGGCGGGGAACGCCAACGAATTGAACGCTGCGTACGCGGCTGACGGGTACTCGAGAATCAAACGACTCGGCTGCCTCGTAACCACATTCGGTGTCGGGGAACTGTCTGCTATCAACGGCGTTGCAGGATCATTCGCAGAACACGTTGGTCTCTTACACGTCGTAGGGATGCCACCTACAAGCGCCCAGACGAAACAACTGCTCCTGCACCACACTCTCGGGAACGGCGATTACAACGTATTCTACAGAATGGCCAACGATGTCACTTGCCATACGGGTCTCGTTGCAGACTCAGATCTTTGTTGCATGGAGGTGGATAAGTGCGTGGAAATGGCATGGAGGGAACAGAAACCAGCGTACTTGGGGATTCCTGTAAATCAAGTAGACCTCACAGTGGATTCCGTGAGGCTCGATACACCACTGAACTTAGAATCTGAGCCCAATAACCAAGAAATAGAAAACGACGTTGTCAAAACGATTCTCAAGAAACTGTACACCTGCGAAAACCCTGCTATTATAGTCGACGCATGCGTGATAAGGCACGATCTCGTAGAGGAGACAAAACAGTTTCGCCAAATGACAAATTTCCCAACTTTCGTCACACCAATGGGTAAGGGCGCCGTAGACGAAAGTTTGTCGAATTTCGGCGGTGTCTTTACGGGCTCGCTTTCGTCTCCGAGTGTGCGGGAAGTCGTGGACTTTGCAGATTTCATCATAGTGATCGGATCCTTACTTGCGGAATTCAGCACTCCGACTTTCCACTTCTTCTATAAAACGAAAAACTATGCTTTGATACATTCCAGCTCTGtcaaactgaaaaatgCAACATATCCAGATATACACATCAAACACCTCATGCAGGTACTTTTATCGCGATTGGATACTTCGAAAATAAGTTGTACTTTTAGAAATACCCCGCCCATCAATGTCTCAAGACCCAAACTCTCGGGCAACCAACTATTGAAGCAGGAGTGGGTTTGGAACGAATTGTCACACTGGTTTCAACAGGGGGACATTATAATAACAGAGATCGGTACCTCCGCGTTTGGTATAAACCAAACAAGGTTCCCGCCACGAACGAAGGGCATATCACAGGCATTATGGGCATCCTCTGGTTACTCCGTCGGGGCTTGCTTGGGTGCATCGTTTGCTGCACAGGAGTTACAAGAGGAAAACCCAGGGGATGCGTCGTTACAACACAGAGTCCTCCTGTTTGTCGGTGACGGTGCTTTCCAAATCACCATGCAAGAGATTTCCACTATGATAAGATGGAAGCTTACACCGTACATATTTTTGCTGAACAATCAAGGTTACTCTGTTGATAGATTTTTACACCATAGGTCCAAGGCCTCGTATTACGATGTCCAGCCTTGGCATTACCtcaaattctttgacgCATTTGGTGCAGATGATTACGAGACGCGAAAGATTGTAACATTAGGGGACCTGAGAGATGTTATGAATGACAAGCACTTTTGCAAAGACGATAAAATCAGAATGCTGGAGATAATGCTGCCCTCCACAGATGTTCCTCAGGTTCTTGTCGAAAGTTGGATGAgagagaaggaggaacaAAATAAGGTTCACGAGTCCCCGcagttttttgaaacaCCAGACTCCGTAGAACTTACAGATGCCACTGATGAACCCACTCCGAAGAGGAGTAGGCTCAATGATGTCGCATCGATATAG